In Fusobacterium canifelinum, a genomic segment contains:
- a CDS encoding N-acetylmuramoyl-L-alanine amidase family protein yields the protein MKKILLILFLLLSVVVLSEEKEKTFDPSNYIICIDPGHQTKGNNELEAIAPNSTKKKVKVTTGTRGVFTKKYESELMLEIGLKLKDNLEKKGYKVIMTRTTNDINISNIERALFANKNKATLYIRLHADGSENKNTYGASVLTSSPKNKYTEKTQKESEKFSKILLEEYVESTGAKNRGVIYRDDLTGTNWAEVTNTLIELGFMSNEEEDKKLSDEKYQEKIIDGLVNGIEKYLKSN from the coding sequence ATGAAAAAAATTTTGTTGATTTTATTTTTATTATTGTCAGTGGTAGTATTATCAGAAGAAAAAGAAAAAACTTTTGATCCTTCAAATTATATAATTTGTATAGACCCAGGACATCAAACTAAAGGAAATAATGAACTTGAAGCAATAGCTCCTAATAGTACAAAGAAAAAAGTAAAAGTTACAACTGGAACAAGAGGAGTTTTTACAAAAAAATATGAATCTGAATTAATGTTAGAAATAGGATTAAAATTAAAAGATAACTTAGAAAAAAAAGGATATAAAGTCATAATGACTAGAACAACAAATGATATTAATATTAGTAATATAGAAAGAGCATTATTTGCCAATAAAAACAAAGCTACACTATATATAAGACTACATGCAGATGGAAGTGAAAATAAGAATACTTATGGTGCAAGTGTACTTACTTCTTCTCCTAAAAATAAATATACAGAAAAAACACAAAAAGAAAGTGAAAAATTTTCAAAAATATTATTAGAAGAATATGTTGAATCAACAGGTGCTAAAAATAGAGGTGTAATATATAGAGATGATTTAACAGGTACTAACTGGGCAGAAGTAACTAATACTTTAATAGAATTAGGATTTATGTCAAATGAAGAAGAAGATAAAAAACTTTCAGATGAAAAATATCAAGAAAAAATTATAGATGGTTTAGTTAATGGAATAGAAAAATACTTAAAAAGTAACTGA
- a CDS encoding LamB/YcsF family protein — translation MKFFVDLNSDIGEGYGAYKLGMDEEIMKCVTSVNCACGWHAGDPLIMDKTIKIAKENNVAVGAHPGYPDLLGFGRRKMVVTPEEARAYMLYQLGALEAFAKANGTKLQHMKLHGAFYNMAAVEKDLADAVLDGIEQFDKDIIIMTLSGSYMAKEGKRRGLKVAEEVFADRGYNPDGTLVNRSLPGAFVKDPDEAIARVIKMVKTKKVTAVNGEEIDIAADSICVHGDNPKAIEFVDRIRKSLIADGIEVKSLYEFIK, via the coding sequence ATGAAATTTTTTGTGGATCTAAATTCTGACATTGGTGAAGGCTATGGAGCTTACAAACTTGGAATGGATGAAGAAATCATGAAATGTGTTACCAGTGTAAATTGTGCTTGTGGTTGGCATGCAGGTGACCCATTGATTATGGACAAAACAATTAAAATTGCAAAAGAGAATAATGTTGCTGTTGGTGCTCACCCTGGATATCCAGACTTGTTAGGTTTTGGTAGACGGAAAATGGTAGTAACTCCTGAAGAAGCTAGAGCATATATGCTATATCAACTTGGTGCTTTAGAGGCTTTTGCAAAAGCTAATGGAACTAAACTTCAACATATGAAATTACATGGTGCTTTCTATAATATGGCAGCTGTTGAAAAAGATTTAGCAGATGCAGTTTTAGATGGAATTGAACAATTTGATAAAGATATAATAATTATGACTTTAAGTGGAAGTTATATGGCAAAAGAAGGAAAAAGAAGAGGATTAAAAGTTGCAGAAGAAGTTTTTGCAGATAGAGGATATAATCCTGATGGAACTCTTGTTAATAGAAGTTTACCAGGTGCTTTTGTAAAAGACCCTGATGAAGCTATTGCTAGAGTTATAAAAATGGTAAAAACTAAAAAGGTTACTGCTGTTAATGGAGAAGAAATTGATATTGCTGCTGATTCTATCTGTGTACATGGGGATAACCCAAAAGCTATTGAATTTGTGGATAGAATAAGAAAGTCGTTGATTGCAGATGGAATAGAAGTAAAATCATTATATGAATTTATAAAATAA
- the rplS gene encoding 50S ribosomal protein L19, with translation MKEKLIELVEKEYLRSDIPQFKAGDTIGVYYKVKEGNKERVQLFEGVVIRVNGGGVAKTFTVRKVTAGIGVERIIPVNSPNIDRIEVLKVGRVRRSKLYYLRGLSAKKARIKEIVK, from the coding sequence ATGAAAGAAAAATTAATTGAATTAGTTGAAAAAGAATATCTAAGAAGTGATATTCCACAATTCAAAGCTGGAGACACTATTGGAGTGTACTACAAAGTAAAAGAAGGAAACAAAGAAAGAGTTCAATTATTTGAAGGAGTTGTAATTAGAGTAAATGGTGGTGGAGTTGCAAAAACTTTCACTGTAAGAAAAGTTACAGCAGGAATTGGAGTAGAAAGAATAATCCCTGTGAATTCTCCAAATATTGACAGAATTGAAGTTCTAAAAGTTGGTAGAGTAAGAAGATCTAAACTTTACTACTTAAGAGGATTATCTGCTAAGAAAGCAAGAATCAAAGAAATAGTAAAATAA
- the pyrE gene encoding orotate phosphoribosyltransferase encodes MLDREIISALLDIKAVELRVDKENWFTWASGIKSPIYCDNRLTMSYPKIRKQIAEGFVKKIKELYPNVDYIVGTATAGIPHAAWISDIMDLPMLYVRGSAKDHGKTNQIEGKYEKGKKVVVIEDLISTGKSSVLAAQALQEEGLEVLGVIAIFSYNLNKAKEKFDEAKIPFSTLTNYDVLLELAKETGLIGDKENQILVDWRNNL; translated from the coding sequence ATGTTGGATAGAGAAATAATAAGTGCATTGTTAGATATTAAAGCTGTTGAATTGAGAGTGGATAAAGAAAATTGGTTTACTTGGGCTTCTGGAATAAAATCACCAATATACTGTGATAATAGACTTACAATGTCATATCCTAAAATAAGAAAACAAATAGCAGAAGGTTTTGTTAAAAAGATTAAAGAACTATATCCTAATGTTGACTATATAGTTGGAACAGCTACTGCTGGTATTCCACATGCTGCTTGGATAAGTGATATTATGGACTTACCTATGCTATATGTTAGAGGTTCTGCTAAAGACCATGGAAAGACTAACCAAATAGAAGGGAAGTATGAAAAAGGGAAAAAAGTTGTAGTAATAGAAGATTTAATTTCAACTGGGAAATCTTCTGTTTTAGCAGCACAAGCTTTACAAGAAGAAGGTTTAGAAGTTTTAGGAGTAATTGCAATATTTAGTTATAATTTAAATAAAGCAAAAGAAAAATTTGATGAAGCTAAAATACCTTTCTCAACTCTTACAAACTATGATGTATTGTTAGAACTTGCAAAAGAAACAGGGCTTATTGGAGATAAAGAAAATCAAATTTTAGTTGATTGGAGAAATAATCTATAA
- a CDS encoding 5-oxoprolinase subunit C family protein: MPSIKVHKPGLCTTIQDIGRIGYQQFGIPVSGVMDEFAFTVANYLVESDKNNAVLEIPFLGPTLEFDFDVTIAITGADIQPKINNQDIKMWQSINVKKGDTLSFGGLKTGIRTYLAFSAEIDVPIVMGSKSTLLKSKLGGFDGRQLKMGDIINFKNVKVLSKKNILDKKYVPIYNHNQNIRIILGPQDNYFDENSIKTMLENKYQVTKDADRMGMRLSGEVIKHKDKADIISDAAVFGSIQVPGNGQPIILLADRQTTGGYTKIATVIKADLPKLAQMVPNDTIEFSLVNIEEAQKEYKEFYKILDEIKESFVVKPKVYTEKQLYVMKKLFGNRKK, encoded by the coding sequence ATGCCTAGTATAAAAGTTCACAAACCTGGATTATGTACAACTATTCAAGATATTGGAAGAATTGGTTATCAACAATTCGGAATACCTGTATCTGGAGTTATGGATGAGTTTGCTTTTACAGTAGCTAATTATCTTGTTGAAAGTGATAAAAATAATGCAGTCTTAGAAATACCTTTCTTAGGACCTACATTAGAATTTGACTTTGATGTAACAATAGCCATAACAGGTGCTGATATTCAGCCAAAAATAAATAATCAAGATATTAAAATGTGGCAGTCTATAAATGTTAAAAAAGGAGATACTCTTTCTTTTGGTGGTTTAAAAACAGGAATAAGAACTTATTTAGCATTTTCAGCTGAAATAGATGTTCCTATTGTTATGGGAAGTAAATCTACTCTTTTAAAATCTAAATTAGGTGGTTTTGACGGTAGACAATTAAAAATGGGAGATATTATTAATTTTAAAAATGTTAAAGTTCTTTCTAAGAAAAATATTTTAGATAAAAAATATGTTCCTATATATAATCATAATCAAAATATTAGAATAATCTTGGGACCTCAAGATAATTATTTTGATGAAAATTCTATAAAGACTATGCTTGAAAATAAATATCAAGTTACAAAAGATGCTGATAGAATGGGAATGAGATTATCAGGAGAAGTTATAAAACACAAAGATAAAGCAGATATAATATCTGATGCAGCAGTTTTTGGTTCTATACAAGTTCCTGGTAATGGGCAACCAATTATTTTACTAGCAGACAGGCAAACAACAGGTGGCTATACTAAAATTGCCACTGTTATAAAAGCTGATTTACCTAAACTTGCTCAGATGGTTCCTAATGATACTATTGAATTTAGTCTTGTAAATATTGAAGAAGCTCAGAAAGAATATAAAGAATTTTATAAGATTTTAGATGAAATAAAAGAATCATTTGTAGTTAAGCCAAAAGTTTACACAGAAAAACAATTATATGTTATGAAAAAGTTATTTGGAAATAGAAAAAAATAA
- the pxpB gene encoding 5-oxoprolinase subunit PxpB yields MENSVKFLFSGDSALVIEFGNEISVEINKKIRKMMDNIKKENIDGIVELVPTYCSLLVNYDVLKVDYQSLVEKLKTLLNDDNETVEDEEVTLIEIPTLYNDECGPDLSYVAEYNKLSKEEVIKIHTGTDYLVYMLGFMPGFTYLGGMSEKIATPRLESPRLQIYPGSVGIAGKQTGMYPSMSPGGWRIIGRTPLKLYNPDSETPVYISSGDYIRYVSITEEEYNNILKKVESNEYKLNIRKVKRGELNA; encoded by the coding sequence ATGGAAAATTCAGTAAAATTTCTATTTTCTGGAGATTCTGCTCTAGTAATAGAATTTGGAAATGAAATCTCTGTTGAGATAAATAAGAAAATTAGAAAAATGATGGATAATATAAAAAAAGAAAATATAGATGGAATTGTTGAACTTGTTCCTACTTATTGTTCTTTACTTGTAAATTATGATGTCTTAAAAGTTGATTATCAAAGTCTGGTTGAAAAATTAAAAACTCTTTTAAATGATGACAATGAAACTGTTGAAGATGAAGAAGTTACTTTAATTGAAATTCCTACTTTATACAATGATGAATGTGGACCTGATTTATCTTATGTAGCTGAATATAATAAACTTTCAAAAGAAGAAGTTATTAAAATTCATACAGGAACAGATTATTTAGTTTATATGCTTGGTTTTATGCCAGGTTTCACTTACCTAGGTGGAATGTCTGAAAAAATAGCAACTCCTAGACTAGAAAGTCCTAGATTACAAATTTATCCAGGCTCTGTTGGAATAGCAGGTAAGCAAACAGGAATGTATCCTTCAATGTCCCCTGGTGGTTGGAGAATTATTGGAAGAACTCCATTAAAATTATATAATCCTGACAGTGAAACTCCTGTCTATATAAGCTCTGGTGACTATATAAGATATGTTTCTATTACAGAAGAAGAATATAATAATATTCTAAAAAAAGTAGAAAGTAATGAATATAAATTAAATATTCGTAAAGTTAAGAGAGGTGAGCTAAATGCCTAG
- the deoD gene encoding purine-nucleoside phosphorylase has protein sequence MSIHIGAKLGDIAETVLLPGDPKRAKWIAENYLENPFCYTDIRGMLGFTGTYKGKKVSVQGTGMGIPSISIYITELMKDYGVKNLIRVGSAGSYQKDVKVRDVVIAMSTSTDSNINNRRFNGANFSPTANFELFSMALKVAEEKNIKIKAGNVLTSDEFYNDNSDNYKKWADYGVLAVEMETAGLYTLATKYKAKALSILTISDSLVSPEITSAEEREKTFSEMIELALETAIRI, from the coding sequence ATGAGTATACATATAGGTGCAAAATTAGGAGATATTGCAGAAACTGTTTTATTGCCAGGTGACCCTAAAAGAGCAAAATGGATAGCAGAAAACTATTTAGAAAATCCTTTTTGTTATACAGATATTAGAGGTATGTTAGGTTTTACAGGTACATATAAAGGGAAAAAGGTATCTGTACAAGGAACAGGAATGGGAATTCCTTCAATATCTATCTATATAACAGAGCTTATGAAAGATTATGGAGTTAAAAATTTAATTAGAGTTGGTTCAGCAGGCTCTTATCAAAAAGATGTAAAAGTTAGAGATGTTGTTATAGCTATGTCAACTTCAACTGATTCTAATATTAATAACAGAAGATTCAATGGAGCCAATTTTTCCCCCACTGCTAATTTTGAATTGTTTTCAATGGCTTTAAAAGTTGCAGAAGAAAAAAATATTAAAATAAAAGCTGGAAATGTTTTAACAAGTGATGAGTTCTACAATGATAATAGTGATAACTATAAAAAGTGGGCAGATTATGGAGTGTTAGCAGTTGAAATGGAAACAGCAGGACTTTATACATTAGCTACAAAATACAAGGCTAAAGCACTTTCAATTTTAACTATTTCAGATTCATTAGTTAGTCCAGAAATTACAAGTGCAGAGGAAAGAGAAAAAACATTTTCTGAAATGATAGAGTTAGCTTTAGAAACTGCTATTAGAATTTAA
- a CDS encoding glutamate racemase, with protein sequence MNKAIAVFDAGLGSYAIVEAIKKAYPQQDIIYFADRRSFPYGAKTTEELKNIIENSIDFLLKKGSSFIVLASNAPSITVLDKIKEKDKVIGIYPPLKDVINDKKKNTLIIGAKVMIDSLELQEYIKKEVGDFYKQFHVENASPLIQLIESGDFINNVEETEKTIKNFIDNCENKFGKLDSITLSSTHLPWLSSYLKKIIPQAKLYDPADSLVKAIKPYITTGEGKVYSIISESEKYPAKDFLKILDILKIKLDYEII encoded by the coding sequence ATGAATAAAGCTATTGCTGTTTTTGATGCTGGGCTTGGTAGTTATGCCATTGTTGAAGCTATAAAAAAAGCTTACCCACAACAAGATATTATTTATTTTGCTGATAGAAGAAGTTTCCCTTATGGTGCAAAAACAACTGAAGAATTAAAAAATATTATTGAAAATTCTATTGATTTTCTTTTAAAGAAAGGTTCTAGTTTTATTGTACTTGCTTCAAATGCTCCAAGTATAACTGTTCTTGATAAAATAAAAGAGAAGGATAAAGTTATTGGAATATATCCTCCACTTAAAGATGTTATAAATGATAAAAAGAAAAATACACTTATTATTGGTGCTAAAGTAATGATTGATAGTCTTGAATTACAAGAATATATAAAAAAAGAAGTTGGAGATTTCTATAAACAATTTCATGTAGAAAATGCTTCTCCTTTAATTCAACTTATTGAAAGTGGAGATTTTATAAATAATGTAGAAGAAACAGAAAAGACTATAAAAAATTTTATTGATAATTGTGAGAATAAATTTGGTAAACTAGATTCAATAACTCTTAGTAGTACTCATTTACCTTGGCTTTCTTCTTATTTAAAAAAAATTATTCCACAAGCTAAATTATATGATCCTGCTGATAGTTTGGTAAAAGCAATAAAACCTTATATTACTACTGGAGAAGGAAAGGTCTATTCAATAATTTCTGAATCTGAAAAATATCCAGCTAAAGATTTTTTAAAGATTTTGGATATTTTAAAAATTAAACTTGATTATGAAATTATATAA
- the glmS gene encoding glutamine--fructose-6-phosphate transaminase (isomerizing): protein MCGIIGYSGSKANAVEVLLDGLEKVEYRGYDSAGIAFVTDSGIQIEKKEGKLENLKNHMKNFEVLSCTGIGHTRWATHGVPTDRNAHPHFSESRDVALIHNGIIENYVEIKKELLEQGVKFSSDTDSEVVAQLFSKLYDGDLYSTLKKVLKRIRGTYAFAIIHKDFPDRMICCRNHSPLIVGLGDHQNFIASDVSAILKYTRDIIYLEDGDVVLVTKDNVTVYDKNEKEVKREVKKVEWNFEQASKGGYAHFMIKEIEEQPEIIEKTLNVYTDKEKNVKFDEQLEGINFHDIDRIYIVACGTAYYAGLQGQYFMKKLLGIDVFTDIASEFRYNDPVITNKTLAIFVSQSGETIDTLMSMKYAKEKGARTLAISNVLGSTITREADNVIYTLAGPEISVASTKAYSSQVLVMYLLSLYMGAKLGKIKEKDYQKYISDINLLKENVVKLISEKENIHEIAKRIKDIKNGFYLGRGIDEKVAREGSLKMKEINYIHTEALPAGELKHGSIALIEKGVMVVAISTNLEMDEKVVSNIKEVKARGAYVVGVCKEGSLVPEVVDDIIQVKDSGELLTPVLTVVGLQYLAYYTSLEKGFDVDKPRNLAKSVTVE from the coding sequence ATGTGTGGAATAATTGGTTATTCTGGAAGTAAAGCAAATGCAGTAGAAGTTTTATTAGATGGGCTTGAAAAAGTTGAGTATAGAGGTTATGATTCAGCAGGAATTGCTTTTGTAACTGACAGTGGAATTCAAATTGAAAAGAAAGAAGGAAAATTAGAAAATTTAAAAAATCATATGAAAAATTTTGAAGTTCTTTCTTGTACAGGTATAGGACATACTAGATGGGCAACTCATGGAGTGCCAACTGATAGAAATGCCCATCCTCATTTTAGTGAAAGCAGAGATGTAGCACTTATTCATAATGGGATTATTGAAAATTATGTAGAAATAAAAAAAGAATTATTAGAACAAGGTGTAAAATTTAGTTCAGACACAGATTCAGAAGTTGTGGCTCAACTGTTTTCAAAACTATATGATGGAGATTTATATTCAACTCTTAAAAAAGTTTTAAAAAGAATAAGAGGAACTTATGCCTTTGCTATAATTCATAAAGATTTCCCTGATAGAATGATTTGTTGTAGAAATCATAGTCCTTTAATTGTTGGACTTGGAGATCATCAAAATTTTATTGCTTCTGATGTCTCAGCAATTTTGAAATATACAAGAGATATTATTTATCTTGAAGATGGAGATGTTGTTTTAGTAACTAAGGACAATGTTACTGTTTATGATAAAAATGAAAAAGAAGTAAAAAGAGAAGTAAAAAAGGTTGAATGGAATTTTGAACAAGCTTCAAAAGGTGGATATGCTCATTTTATGATAAAGGAAATTGAAGAACAACCTGAAATTATTGAAAAGACTTTAAATGTGTATACAGATAAAGAGAAAAATGTAAAATTTGATGAGCAATTAGAAGGAATAAATTTCCATGATATAGACAGAATATATATAGTAGCTTGTGGAACTGCTTATTATGCAGGTTTACAGGGACAGTATTTTATGAAAAAATTATTAGGAATAGATGTATTTACAGATATAGCTTCTGAATTTAGATATAATGACCCTGTAATAACAAATAAAACATTGGCTATTTTTGTAAGTCAATCAGGAGAAACTATTGATACTTTAATGTCAATGAAGTATGCAAAAGAAAAAGGAGCAAGAACTCTTGCTATATCTAATGTTTTAGGTTCTACAATAACAAGAGAAGCAGATAATGTTATTTATACTCTTGCAGGACCTGAAATTTCTGTTGCTTCAACAAAGGCATATAGTTCACAAGTTTTAGTAATGTATCTATTATCGTTATATATGGGAGCTAAACTTGGTAAAATAAAAGAAAAGGATTATCAAAAATATATTTCTGATATTAATCTATTAAAAGAAAATGTTGTTAAATTAATCAGTGAAAAAGAAAACATTCATGAAATTGCTAAAAGAATAAAAGATATTAAAAATGGATTCTATCTTGGTAGAGGAATAGATGAAAAAGTTGCTAGAGAAGGTAGCTTAAAGATGAAAGAAATTAACTATATCCATACTGAGGCATTGCCAGCTGGTGAATTAAAACATGGAAGTATTGCTTTAATAGAAAAAGGTGTTATGGTTGTGGCTATTTCTACTAATTTAGAAATGGATGAAAAAGTTGTTTCAAATATAAAGGAAGTTAAGGCAAGAGGAGCCTATGTTGTTGGAGTTTGTAAAGAAGGAAGTTTAGTTCCAGAAGTTGTGGATGATATAATTCAAGTTAAAGATAGTGGAGAGTTATTAACACCAGTTCTTACAGTTGTAGGTTTACAATATTTAGCATATTATACTTCTTTAGAAAAAGGTTTTGATGTTGATAAACCAAGAAACCTTGCAAAATCTGTAACAGTCGAATAA
- a CDS encoding NRAMP family divalent metal transporter → MEKKNNLSVLLGAAFLMATSAIGPGFMTQTAVFTKDMGATFGFVILASVLMSFVAQLNVWRVLAVSKMRGQDIANSVLPGLGYFITFLVCLGGLAFNIGNVGGAALGFQVLFDLDLKIAALISGALGVIIFSFKSASKLMDKLTQILGAMMILLIGYVAFSTNPPVGTAIKETFIPSSINLMAIITLIGGTVGGYIMFSGGHRLIDAGIVGEENLPQVNKSAILGMSVATIVRIFLFLAVLGVVSLGNQLDAGNPAADAFKIAAGTVGYKIFGLVFLAAALTSIVGAAYTSVSFLKTLFKVVKDYENLFIIGFIVVSTLILIFLGKPVKLLVLAGSLNGLILPITLAITLIASKKEGIVGKYKHSNILFFLGWVVVVVTAYIGVQSLSKLAELFA, encoded by the coding sequence ATGGAGAAAAAAAATAATTTATCTGTTCTTTTAGGAGCAGCATTTCTAATGGCAACTTCGGCAATAGGACCTGGATTTATGACTCAAACAGCAGTATTCACAAAAGATATGGGAGCAACTTTTGGCTTTGTAATATTAGCATCAGTTCTAATGTCTTTTGTAGCTCAATTAAATGTATGGAGAGTTCTTGCTGTTTCTAAAATGAGAGGACAAGATATTGCAAATAGTGTTTTACCAGGACTTGGATATTTTATAACATTTTTAGTTTGTTTAGGTGGTCTGGCTTTCAATATAGGAAATGTTGGAGGAGCTGCCTTAGGTTTTCAAGTTTTATTCGATTTAGATTTAAAAATAGCCGCCCTTATAAGTGGAGCATTGGGAGTAATTATATTCTCTTTTAAATCTGCTTCAAAACTTATGGATAAACTAACACAAATTTTGGGTGCAATGATGATTTTACTTATAGGATATGTTGCATTCTCAACTAATCCACCTGTTGGAACTGCTATAAAAGAAACTTTTATCCCTAGTTCTATAAATTTAATGGCTATCATCACTTTAATTGGTGGAACTGTTGGAGGATATATTATGTTCTCTGGTGGACATAGACTTATAGATGCAGGAATTGTTGGAGAAGAAAATTTACCACAAGTTAATAAATCTGCAATATTAGGAATGAGTGTTGCTACAATAGTAAGAATTTTCTTATTCTTAGCAGTTTTAGGTGTTGTTTCTCTTGGAAATCAACTTGATGCTGGAAACCCAGCAGCAGATGCTTTTAAAATTGCAGCAGGGACTGTTGGATATAAAATATTTGGTTTAGTATTCTTAGCAGCTGCTTTAACTTCTATTGTTGGTGCTGCTTATACAAGTGTATCTTTCTTAAAAACTTTATTTAAAGTTGTTAAAGATTATGAAAATTTATTTATAATAGGTTTTATAGTTGTATCAACTTTAATCCTTATTTTCTTAGGTAAACCAGTAAAATTACTTGTTCTTGCAGGTTCATTAAATGGGCTTATTTTACCTATCACTTTGGCAATTACTTTAATAGCTAGTAAAAAAGAAGGAATTGTTGGAAAATACAAACATTCAAATATTTTATTCTTCTTAGGTTGGGTTGTTGTAGTTGTAACTGCATATATAGGAGTGCAATCTCTATCAAAATTAGCAGAATTATTTGCTTAA
- the pyrF gene encoding orotidine-5'-phosphate decarboxylase: MKKEVIIALDFPTLEKTLEFLDKFKEEKLFVKVGMELYLQNGPVVIDEIKKRGHKIFLDLKLHDIPNTVYSAAKGLTKFNIDILTVHAAGGSEMLKGAKRAMTEAGVNTKVIAITQLTSTSEEEMRKEQNIQTSIEESVLNYAKLAKESGVDGVVSSVLETKKIREQSGKDFIIVNPGIRLAEDSKGDQKRVATPIDANRDGASYIVVGRSITGNENPEERYRLIKNMFELGDKYVG; the protein is encoded by the coding sequence ATGAAAAAAGAAGTTATAATAGCACTTGATTTTCCAACACTTGAAAAAACTTTAGAGTTTTTAGATAAATTCAAGGAGGAAAAATTATTTGTAAAAGTTGGAATGGAATTGTATTTACAAAATGGACCAGTAGTAATAGATGAAATCAAAAAAAGAGGACATAAAATTTTCTTAGATTTAAAATTACATGATATTCCAAATACGGTTTATTCTGCTGCAAAGGGTTTAACTAAATTTAATATTGATATCCTAACTGTTCATGCTGCTGGGGGTTCTGAAATGCTAAAAGGAGCTAAAAGAGCTATGACAGAAGCAGGAGTAAATACAAAGGTTATTGCTATAACTCAACTTACTTCTACAAGTGAAGAAGAGATGAGAAAAGAACAAAATATTCAAACAAGTATAGAAGAATCTGTTTTAAATTATGCTAAACTTGCAAAAGAAAGTGGAGTTGATGGAGTGGTTTCTTCTGTTCTTGAAACAAAGAAAATTAGAGAACAAAGTGGAAAGGACTTCATTATAGTAAACCCAGGAATAAGATTAGCAGAAGATTCAAAAGGTGACCAAAAAAGAGTAGCTACTCCAATAGATGCAAATAGAGATGGAGCAAGTTATATTGTTGTTGGTAGGTCAATAACTGGAAATGAAAATCCAGAAGAAAGATATAGACTTATAAAAAATATGTTTGAATTGGGGGATAAATATGTTGGATAG
- a CDS encoding histidinol-phosphatase HisJ family protein yields MFDQHVHSSFSFDSNENLENYINVCNENDIITTEHLDFENPIINYKDSLIDYLKYVGQVEILNQKYPNKFFSGIEIGYTPNSERRIEDFLKDKNFNLRLLSIHQNGTYDFMCINKKLIRLENLVKEYFELMIQALENSIKFDVLAHFEYGLRMIDISVIEFDNLASIFLNKIIELIVKKEIALEVNTKSMYKYKKENLYNYMIEKYIKKGGRLFTLGSDAHNIKEYAYKFNEAKKFLLSKNIKEIILFKDKVIMQKLLI; encoded by the coding sequence ATGTTTGACCAACATGTACATTCAAGCTTTTCTTTTGATTCAAATGAGAATTTAGAAAATTATATAAATGTTTGTAATGAAAATGATATTATAACAACTGAACATTTAGATTTTGAGAATCCTATAATTAATTATAAGGATAGTTTAATTGACTATTTAAAATATGTTGGACAAGTAGAGATTTTAAATCAAAAATATCCAAATAAATTTTTTTCAGGAATAGAGATAGGATATACTCCAAACTCTGAAAGAAGAATAGAAGATTTTTTAAAAGATAAAAATTTTAATTTAAGACTTTTATCTATACATCAAAATGGAACTTATGACTTTATGTGTATCAATAAAAAACTAATAAGATTAGAAAATTTAGTTAAAGAATATTTTGAACTCATGATACAAGCATTGGAAAATTCAATAAAATTTGATGTTTTAGCACATTTTGAATATGGTTTAAGAATGATAGATATATCTGTTATAGAATTTGATAATTTAGCAAGTATATTTTTAAATAAGATTATTGAGCTTATAGTTAAAAAGGAAATAGCATTAGAAGTAAATACTAAAAGTATGTATAAATATAAAAAAGAAAACTTATATAACTATATGATAGAAAAATATATTAAAAAAGGGGGAAGACTTTTTACTTTAGGTTCAGATGCACATAATATTAAGGAGTATGCTTATAAATTTAATGAGGCAAAAAAATTTTTATTAAGTAAAAACATAAAAGAAATTATTTTGTTTAAAGATAAAGTTATAATGCAAAAACTTTTGATATAA